Proteins from one Pseudomonas sp. KBS0710 genomic window:
- a CDS encoding PA2817 family protein, whose translation MSNVVADHLVLLDHLRSILVAVGEAEQVPEESHTLFLERFDELRALLPIDPIESQYLGQDLMSQVILRYPQIAHLVPRDLLWFFGGDCLHFMPDEELDLYQSLEERRYEAEQNDEPFDWNQEKQLLAMPQDQSKH comes from the coding sequence GTGTCCAACGTCGTTGCCGATCATCTCGTCTTGCTCGACCACTTGCGCAGCATCCTGGTTGCCGTCGGCGAAGCCGAACAGGTGCCCGAGGAAAGCCATACACTGTTCCTGGAGCGCTTCGACGAATTGCGCGCCCTGCTGCCGATCGACCCGATCGAGAGCCAATACCTGGGCCAGGACCTGATGAGCCAGGTCATCCTGCGCTACCCGCAAATCGCCCATTTGGTGCCCCGTGACCTGCTGTGGTTCTTCGGCGGTGATTGCCTGCACTTCATGCCCGATGAAGAACTGGACCTGTACCAGTCTCTGGAAGAACGTCGCTATGAAGCCGAACAGAACGATGAGCCGTTCGACTGGAACCAGGAAAAGCAACTGCTGGCCATGCCGCAGGATCAGAGCAAGCACTGA
- a CDS encoding LysR family transcriptional regulator translates to MSINLPLPLLGEMAIFVKVVETGSFSEAARQLSVSPSAVSRSISRLEQALATRLLQRTTRKLRLSEGGEEVFKRCQEMVNAARSVMEISGQFTHEAEGLVRVSVPKAVGRFVVHPHMPEFLRRYPKVDVQLILEDRHVDLIDDNVDLSIRITDSPPPGLVGRQLLLIEHLLCATPQYLAEQGTPEHPHDLLEHSCIYLGETPGDSRWKFRQGAKAVTVGVRGRYAANHTGVRLDAVLQHVGIGSLPYFTARHALEAGSLVQVLPEWDFIASYHGEAWLLHSPTRYLPPKLRVFIDYLVECMAKEPTLRRR, encoded by the coding sequence ATGAGCATCAATCTTCCTTTGCCACTGCTGGGTGAAATGGCGATTTTCGTCAAAGTCGTGGAGACCGGCAGTTTCTCCGAAGCGGCGCGACAACTGAGCGTTTCACCCTCGGCAGTGAGCCGCAGTATCTCGCGTCTCGAACAGGCCCTGGCCACGCGGTTGCTGCAACGCACTACGCGCAAATTGCGCCTGAGCGAAGGCGGTGAAGAGGTGTTCAAGCGTTGCCAGGAGATGGTCAACGCGGCGCGTTCGGTGATGGAGATCAGCGGCCAGTTCACCCATGAGGCCGAAGGCCTGGTGCGGGTCAGTGTACCCAAGGCAGTCGGGCGCTTTGTGGTGCACCCACATATGCCGGAGTTCTTGCGGCGCTATCCCAAGGTGGATGTGCAGTTGATCCTGGAGGACCGGCATGTAGATCTTATCGACGACAACGTGGACCTCAGCATCCGTATCACTGACAGCCCGCCGCCGGGCCTGGTCGGCCGCCAACTGTTGCTCATCGAGCATTTGCTGTGTGCCACGCCGCAGTACCTGGCCGAGCAGGGTACGCCTGAGCATCCCCATGATTTGCTGGAACACAGCTGCATTTACCTGGGGGAAACGCCGGGGGATTCACGCTGGAAGTTTCGCCAGGGCGCCAAGGCGGTGACCGTGGGCGTGCGCGGGCGCTACGCCGCGAACCATACCGGCGTGCGCCTGGATGCGGTGTTGCAGCATGTGGGGATTGGCAGCTTGCCGTACTTCACGGCGCGGCATGCGTTGGAGGCGGGGAGTTTGGTGCAGGTCTTGCCCGAGTGGGATTTTATTGCGTCCTACCATGGCGAGGCGTGGTTGCTGCATTCGCCTACACGGTATCTGCCACCGAAGTTGCGGGTGTTTATTGATTATCTGGTGGAGTGTATGGCGAAGGAGCCGACATTGCGCCGTCGGTAG
- a CDS encoding alanyl-tRNA editing protein, with amino-acid sequence MTERLFFTHDHLTAELEVLSCTPHEGLFAVTLQSTIFHPQGGGQPFDTGWLGDSQVLRVTQEADRVVHYVDQPLEPGPVTARVDAQRRTLHTRLHSAGHLIGNAGESLGWMPIKAHHWPGECKITFIRGDMAQAIDAEAIQQQVNQWIAADYPRLMTLEDGAREVGFGELPAYACGGTHVQALSELGQVTILALSEKKGALSVRYSLD; translated from the coding sequence ATGACCGAGCGCCTGTTTTTCACCCACGACCATCTGACTGCCGAACTTGAAGTGCTGAGCTGCACGCCGCACGAAGGTCTGTTTGCCGTCACCTTGCAGTCGACTATTTTCCATCCCCAAGGCGGCGGGCAACCCTTCGACACCGGCTGGCTTGGCGACAGCCAGGTGCTGCGCGTCACCCAGGAAGCCGACCGAGTGGTGCATTACGTTGACCAGCCTCTGGAGCCCGGCCCGGTCACCGCACGGGTCGACGCACAACGCCGTACCCTGCACACGCGCCTGCATTCGGCCGGGCACCTGATTGGCAATGCGGGAGAAAGCCTTGGATGGATGCCGATAAAGGCCCACCATTGGCCGGGCGAATGCAAAATCACCTTTATCCGCGGCGACATGGCCCAGGCCATCGACGCCGAGGCGATTCAGCAACAGGTCAACCAATGGATCGCCGCCGACTACCCGCGCCTTATGACCCTGGAAGACGGTGCCCGTGAAGTGGGTTTCGGCGAACTGCCCGCCTACGCCTGCGGCGGCACTCATGTGCAGGCACTGAGCGAGCTGGGCCAGGTGACTATCCTGGCCTTGTCGGAGAAAAAAGGCGCGCTGTCGGTGCGTTACAGCCTCGACTAA